The Pirellulales bacterium genome contains a region encoding:
- a CDS encoding twin-arginine translocase TatA/TatE family subunit produces the protein MLALFGVPLFGIFGVGPVELLVVGGVVLLLFGNRLPSLMRSLGRSMVEFKKGVNEIEHDDTEGGGAAPSGNP, from the coding sequence ATGCTTGCGCTGTTTGGGGTTCCGTTGTTTGGCATATTTGGCGTCGGTCCGGTCGAGCTGTTGGTGGTGGGCGGGGTGGTGTTGTTGCTGTTCGGAAATCGTCTGCCAAGCTTGATGCGCTCGCTGGGGCGGAGCATGGTCGAGTTCAAGAAAGGCGTGAACGAGATCGAGCATGACGACACGGAAGGCGGCGGTGCGGCTCCGTCGGGCAATCCGTGA